One window of Acidobacteriota bacterium genomic DNA carries:
- a CDS encoding response regulator: MDILKNVRKQVDQLKLNREIEQLNRLVQENPQNAEALRRLAETYQAANNVDAAISHFIQLADLYRQTKQHELALAFYRKVERMVDSDHRATILKQMINIYFELKQFDRAYEHCRHVITLYIAAQQPEAATGFMKMLPEFGEKDADYRKELREMIQERDEKWMQGAKATWVDTGAGGGAGGEEDFSDRLILLVDDEPHVLMILEKIIRPLGCQIITANNGVEALEKARQQTPSIIISDLMMPKMDGSQLFATLQGDDVLSAVPFVCLTSRDQEDEKISAFEKGVEDYWSKPFSVKEIPVRVKRLLRRTKPIRPAVGQLAATSVVDLLNQFERERKTGLLQMVHPNQQKASIYFREGTAVDAECGTKRGLQVIFTVVGWNDGSFRFLPQPVANQDVIKMRASDLILEALRRFDEEQELMAHLPDLQTKAAPPPGFSPGWYAHINPDLVRKVLSMVDSTRTIGDCVARCDGDLDQLRILAALWSPEIRKTLLPPEAQVAPQPPPPPLVAQPLQPNPSGGYPMSGPKPGTEPLTPQVPPMNPGYGGMPPMPGPPMSPQPGPPQQGGWAQSGMFPSAEMFPQPPQQPGNWGQSGTYPAAPDQQPYPPQGYPGYPPGYPQSPYPGYSGGYPSPYGSPYGAPQYPPGQMPQYPGMAYPPGAGYPGPPQQPGYPGGGYPPGNMPQQPGYPGQPPQMPLTPSLPPQPPVAALSKPAGGQSTGPVDVSIVFQDPQSEVQLAQKLYEAVVTAKRQCGEAVDEFTFQRFHRILVEQSSKIKGQLNCPRVVFSVQVEGGRVKFIGKGA, translated from the coding sequence ATGGATATCCTCAAGAATGTTCGCAAACAGGTAGATCAGTTGAAACTCAACCGGGAGATTGAGCAACTCAATCGTCTCGTTCAGGAAAATCCCCAGAACGCAGAAGCCCTCCGCCGACTCGCTGAGACCTATCAAGCGGCCAACAACGTAGACGCGGCGATTTCCCACTTTATCCAACTGGCTGATCTGTATCGTCAAACCAAACAGCATGAACTGGCGCTGGCCTTTTACCGAAAAGTAGAGCGGATGGTTGATAGCGACCACCGGGCCACAATCCTCAAGCAGATGATCAACATCTACTTTGAGTTGAAGCAGTTTGACCGGGCCTATGAGCATTGCCGTCATGTCATCACGCTCTACATTGCCGCGCAACAACCCGAAGCCGCGACTGGTTTCATGAAAATGTTGCCGGAATTCGGCGAAAAAGATGCTGATTACCGCAAAGAACTGCGGGAAATGATTCAGGAGCGCGATGAGAAGTGGATGCAGGGGGCCAAAGCGACCTGGGTTGACACCGGTGCCGGAGGCGGTGCGGGTGGAGAAGAGGATTTCTCTGACCGATTGATTCTGCTTGTTGATGATGAACCGCACGTGTTGATGATTCTTGAAAAAATCATTCGCCCCCTTGGATGCCAGATCATCACGGCCAACAATGGGGTCGAAGCCCTCGAAAAAGCCCGCCAGCAAACTCCATCAATTATCATTTCGGATCTCATGATGCCGAAGATGGATGGCAGTCAACTTTTTGCCACCTTGCAGGGAGACGATGTGTTGAGTGCCGTGCCGTTTGTGTGCCTGACCTCGCGCGACCAGGAAGACGAAAAGATCTCCGCGTTTGAGAAGGGGGTTGAGGATTACTGGAGCAAGCCCTTTAGCGTGAAGGAAATCCCGGTTCGGGTCAAACGCCTGCTGCGTCGAACCAAGCCAATCCGACCGGCAGTTGGCCAGCTCGCGGCCACCAGCGTGGTGGACCTGCTCAACCAGTTTGAGCGTGAACGTAAAACCGGCCTCCTGCAAATGGTGCATCCAAATCAGCAAAAAGCATCCATTTACTTTCGCGAGGGCACTGCCGTGGATGCTGAGTGCGGCACCAAACGCGGATTGCAGGTGATCTTCACGGTGGTTGGGTGGAACGACGGTTCGTTTCGATTTCTGCCACAGCCGGTGGCAAATCAGGACGTCATCAAGATGCGTGCGTCTGACCTGATTTTGGAAGCCCTCCGCCGGTTTGATGAAGAGCAGGAGTTGATGGCTCATCTGCCTGATTTACAAACCAAAGCCGCTCCCCCACCTGGATTTTCCCCAGGCTGGTACGCGCATATCAACCCGGATCTGGTCCGCAAAGTCCTGAGTATGGTTGATAGTACCCGGACGATTGGTGACTGTGTGGCCCGCTGTGATGGAGATTTGGACCAGTTGCGAATTCTGGCGGCGCTCTGGTCGCCTGAAATTCGAAAAACGCTGTTGCCGCCCGAAGCACAGGTGGCGCCTCAACCGCCACCACCGCCACTGGTTGCCCAGCCGTTGCAGCCAAATCCTTCGGGTGGGTATCCGATGTCGGGACCCAAGCCAGGAACTGAACCGTTGACGCCACAAGTTCCTCCAATGAATCCTGGATACGGAGGAATGCCTCCCATGCCTGGGCCGCCGATGTCACCGCAACCTGGACCGCCACAGCAAGGCGGGTGGGCCCAGTCGGGAATGTTTCCTTCGGCGGAGATGTTTCCCCAGCCGCCGCAACAACCCGGAAACTGGGGGCAATCTGGAACCTATCCGGCGGCGCCAGATCAACAGCCATATCCCCCACAAGGCTATCCAGGCTATCCCCCTGGCTACCCCCAGTCGCCGTATCCCGGCTATTCGGGTGGCTACCCCTCTCCCTATGGTTCACCCTACGGAGCGCCGCAATATCCTCCAGGCCAGATGCCACAGTACCCAGGGATGGCCTACCCGCCTGGGGCCGGGTATCCAGGACCACCCCAGCAGCCAGGGTATCCAGGTGGCGGCTACCCGCCAGGCAATATGCCGCAACAACCGGGCTATCCTGGGCAACCGCCACAAATGCCACTGACGCCTTCATTGCCACCACAACCCCCAGTTGCGGCACTGTCAAAACCGGCAGGTGGGCAATCAACCGGTCCGGTTGATGTCAGTATTGTCTTTCAGGATCCGCAAAGCGAAGTGCAACTGGCTCAAAAATTGTATGAAGCCGTGGTGACCGCTAAGCGACAGTGTGGGGAAGCCGTGGATGAGTTCACCTTCCAGCGTTTCCATCGCATCCTGGTCGAGCAGTCTTCCAAAATCAAAGGCCAGTTAAACTGCCCGCGAGTGGTATTTTCAGTCCAGGTCGAAGGAGGCCGGGTCAAGTTTATTGGGAAAGGCGCCTGA
- a CDS encoding response regulator: MGRRILVADDSITVRKSLQAFLIEQGHEVVAVGNGDLATRRAGEMRPELALIDILMPGKNGYEVCRHIKQTLGLPIPVILLRSDFEPFDTRESVRSGADQVLLKPIDQDQLLSAILESWIAYGFTDEEEPPPPEASWSDVAEDVAAIPEVEDGLPSEFLATHQDMDGFLSPDVMDSGVSSTAVPARESWESTVPDQPSSVSPPSPQAPWEETAPAADVNYAASAWTSPAPVSPWTEASAVSPAQYSETPAVASSVMTVTSTVVPTPSTRPGPPTAELEDPFTVVARGEYKSFFKDLLRTTGANEAVSLPTDPAFIEQALTELSDEDAALFAAMMGTSVEGLRQRVSGISDPHPTPNPFAPLPPVSIPTQNFVVPLNQTTEIAMDPTGGATISFDQAEGTVQIHGLVQKDGSSLAVSEVEIPYAQTGEFMESVPTYFDDRRAAWELNRPTLAPSTLPASGIESGSSLDFDEVDVSSTPEEVIEALMSEFEAEDSPTVEEMSETGNPGKAFPEPVVEVSTLTEFLDNPGDVASEAAPLALEDVMVPTPVVETINTDPFANSLFEVPIESNLAVCIECGSPATEGDIFCRVCNTALPGTTGSFEAIRVESVSMMVCRHCGAGINHGDVFCLKCGEVI; the protein is encoded by the coding sequence ATGGGAAGAAGAATTTTGGTCGCAGACGACAGCATTACGGTTCGCAAAAGTCTGCAGGCATTCTTAATAGAACAGGGCCATGAAGTCGTGGCGGTTGGGAATGGCGATCTGGCAACCCGGCGGGCAGGGGAAATGAGGCCGGAACTGGCGTTGATTGACATTTTAATGCCTGGGAAAAACGGCTATGAAGTCTGTCGCCATATTAAGCAAACCCTGGGCCTCCCCATTCCAGTCATCCTCTTGCGCAGTGATTTTGAGCCGTTTGATACCCGCGAATCGGTTCGTTCCGGTGCGGATCAGGTCTTATTGAAACCAATTGACCAGGACCAGCTCTTGTCAGCGATCCTGGAATCCTGGATTGCCTATGGTTTTACAGATGAAGAAGAACCTCCGCCACCGGAAGCCTCCTGGTCGGATGTCGCTGAGGATGTCGCCGCCATTCCAGAAGTGGAAGATGGGCTTCCATCTGAATTTCTGGCCACTCATCAGGACATGGATGGGTTTTTGTCACCCGATGTCATGGATTCAGGCGTCAGCTCGACTGCGGTTCCGGCCCGTGAAAGCTGGGAATCCACTGTCCCTGATCAGCCGTCATCCGTATCGCCCCCATCGCCGCAAGCACCGTGGGAGGAGACTGCCCCAGCGGCTGATGTGAACTATGCGGCCAGTGCCTGGACGTCACCAGCTCCGGTTTCTCCCTGGACTGAGGCCAGTGCTGTTTCTCCGGCCCAATATTCAGAAACTCCGGCGGTTGCAAGCTCGGTGATGACCGTGACCTCGACTGTGGTGCCAACGCCCTCCACCCGCCCTGGTCCACCGACGGCTGAGTTGGAAGATCCGTTTACGGTGGTTGCCCGCGGAGAGTACAAGTCCTTTTTTAAGGATCTTTTGAGAACCACCGGCGCTAACGAAGCCGTGTCGCTGCCGACGGATCCAGCGTTCATTGAACAGGCATTGACCGAGCTTTCAGACGAAGACGCCGCGCTGTTTGCCGCCATGATGGGAACTTCGGTTGAAGGGCTGCGACAGCGGGTCTCAGGCATCAGTGATCCGCATCCGACCCCAAATCCATTTGCCCCCTTGCCTCCGGTTTCAATTCCAACCCAGAATTTTGTCGTTCCGCTCAATCAGACCACCGAGATTGCGATGGACCCGACCGGCGGTGCCACCATCTCGTTTGATCAGGCCGAAGGAACAGTTCAAATTCATGGTTTGGTCCAAAAGGATGGGAGTTCGCTGGCCGTGAGTGAGGTTGAAATCCCCTATGCTCAGACCGGGGAGTTTATGGAATCGGTTCCAACCTACTTTGATGATCGGCGGGCTGCCTGGGAACTGAATCGCCCAACTCTGGCCCCGTCTACGCTGCCAGCTTCAGGTATTGAATCAGGGTCGTCACTTGATTTTGATGAAGTGGATGTGTCCTCCACACCCGAGGAAGTCATTGAAGCCTTGATGTCCGAATTTGAAGCCGAAGACTCGCCCACAGTTGAGGAAATGAGTGAGACGGGGAATCCTGGTAAAGCTTTTCCTGAGCCTGTGGTTGAAGTTTCAACCCTGACCGAGTTTTTAGACAACCCAGGTGATGTAGCCAGTGAGGCCGCCCCGCTGGCACTTGAGGACGTGATGGTTCCAACCCCAGTGGTGGAAACCATCAATACCGATCCGTTTGCCAATTCTCTGTTTGAAGTCCCAATCGAATCCAATCTGGCGGTGTGTATCGAATGTGGGTCTCCGGCCACGGAAGGCGACATTTTCTGCCGGGTGTGCAATACGGCCTTACCCGGCACCACCGGGTCGTTTGAAGCCATCAGAGTGGAATCTGTTTCAATGATGGTCTGTCGTCATTGCGGCGCTGGAATCAATCATGGTGACGTTTTTTGTCTCAAGTGCGGTGAAGTGATTTGA
- a CDS encoding transcriptional repressor: protein MKEEMEVFHRHLQKAKLKRTTQRDLILEVFLETEKHLSVEELYDLVKHRDPSVGFTTVYRTMHLLVEAKLARAVEFNDGRTRYEHEYKHDHHDHLICTECSALIEFFSPEIERLQEEIAKEHSFLIQSHSHRLFGVCRAFHNQEAELPPYCLKR, encoded by the coding sequence ATGAAAGAAGAAATGGAAGTGTTTCATCGTCACCTCCAGAAAGCCAAGCTCAAACGCACCACCCAGCGCGATTTGATTTTAGAAGTATTTCTGGAGACGGAAAAACACCTCAGCGTCGAAGAACTGTATGATCTGGTCAAGCACCGGGATCCATCCGTCGGCTTTACCACTGTGTATCGAACCATGCACCTTCTGGTTGAAGCAAAACTGGCGCGAGCCGTGGAATTTAACGATGGTCGGACACGGTATGAACACGAATATAAACATGACCATCACGATCATCTGATTTGTACCGAGTGCAGTGCCTTAATCGAATTCTTCAGCCCGGAAATCGAACGTCTCCAGGAAGAAATTGCCAAAGAACACTCTTTTCTGATCCAAAGCCACAGCCACCGGCTTTTTGGCGTCTGCCGTGCTTTTCACAACCAGGAAGCCGAGCTTCCACCCTATTGCCTGAAAAGATAA
- the efp gene encoding elongation factor P — protein sequence MITTAEFKRGAQILIDNEPFSIVDYSVQSPSARGASTLYKTKVRHLITGNMFDKTFKAGDRFDEPDVEEREAQYLYESGGEYFFLDQESFEQFGLPAEKMEDLIPFLAEEAIVKSILFNGEVVGVKLPQFLEFEVTEAEPGARGDTATGKVLKNAKISTGASVKVPIYLEVGERILVDTTTGEFVKRAKS from the coding sequence ATGATCACAACCGCAGAATTTAAGCGCGGTGCGCAGATTTTAATTGACAACGAACCGTTCAGTATTGTGGATTACTCGGTCCAGAGCCCATCGGCTCGGGGCGCTTCGACCCTCTACAAGACGAAAGTCCGTCACCTCATTACCGGCAATATGTTTGACAAGACCTTCAAGGCCGGAGACCGCTTTGACGAACCAGATGTGGAGGAACGCGAAGCCCAGTATCTGTATGAAAGTGGCGGCGAGTATTTCTTCCTGGATCAAGAATCGTTTGAACAATTCGGTCTCCCAGCCGAGAAGATGGAAGATCTGATTCCGTTCCTGGCCGAAGAAGCCATTGTGAAATCAATTCTGTTCAATGGTGAAGTGGTGGGGGTGAAGCTGCCTCAGTTCCTGGAATTTGAAGTGACTGAAGCTGAACCCGGCGCTCGCGGAGACACCGCAACCGGGAAAGTGTTGAAAAATGCCAAAATTTCAACCGGCGCCAGTGTCAAAGTGCCGATTTATCTCGAAGTTGGCGAACGCATTCTGGTGGATACCACCACCGGCGAGTTTGTCAAACGCGCCAAATCCTAA
- a CDS encoding HD domain-containing protein, whose translation MHELTHNVDAPASSGYRNFRDPVHNIISLDTDTVEGALLNRLIDSSEVQRLRRIRQVGLAYFAYQGAEHSRFAHSIGTMHLSQRMLARIERRVSLSRFEKMATMAAALLHDVGHGPFSHTIEPIAKFRHETWTISLLTDPTSSLNQILISVDADLPAAIVQILQGTFSKRFLCQVVSSQFDCDRLDYLLRDSLMTGVSYGHYDLEWLLSSLEVDPAANTLFIRAKGLHAIEEFIQSRNRMFRQLYFHHLIKAAEAVFSGAIERAVELFQAQKLVTDDTTSGLMNFLTGKPLTVQQYLSLDDVDILWHLKRWALSADPELVDLANRFSDRRMFKTLDVPPDMTDETVEQILHQGQALVTGSPISPHRAVTVQLSRDIPYFRPGSGKHPILVERGSGKSGLADLIDVSEIVASIQPVRLRRLCCVGELRPAISALLKEHQP comes from the coding sequence ATGCACGAACTGACTCACAATGTTGATGCCCCTGCCAGCAGCGGTTATCGCAATTTTCGAGACCCAGTCCACAATATCATTTCCCTGGATACCGACACGGTTGAAGGTGCCCTGCTCAATCGCCTGATTGACAGCTCAGAAGTTCAGCGATTGCGTCGGATTCGCCAGGTTGGGTTGGCTTACTTTGCCTATCAGGGGGCCGAACACAGTCGCTTTGCCCATAGCATTGGGACAATGCACCTTTCCCAACGCATGCTGGCCCGAATTGAGCGGCGAGTTTCCTTGAGCCGATTTGAGAAAATGGCCACGATGGCGGCTGCCCTGCTCCACGATGTTGGGCACGGGCCGTTTTCGCACACAATTGAACCGATTGCCAAATTCCGGCATGAAACCTGGACGATTTCCCTTCTCACCGATCCAACCAGCTCGCTCAACCAAATCCTGATAAGTGTTGACGCGGACCTGCCGGCGGCGATTGTTCAGATCTTGCAGGGCACCTTTTCCAAACGGTTTCTGTGTCAGGTGGTCTCGTCGCAGTTTGATTGTGATCGGCTGGATTATTTGCTGCGGGATTCGCTGATGACCGGCGTCAGTTATGGCCACTATGACCTGGAATGGCTGTTGTCCTCATTGGAAGTTGATCCGGCGGCCAATACGCTCTTTATCCGGGCCAAGGGCTTGCACGCCATCGAAGAATTCATCCAGTCTCGCAACCGGATGTTTCGCCAACTGTACTTTCATCATTTAATTAAAGCTGCCGAAGCGGTCTTTTCAGGTGCGATTGAACGGGCGGTTGAACTCTTTCAAGCGCAAAAGCTGGTGACTGACGACACGACCAGCGGGTTGATGAATTTCCTGACCGGAAAACCCCTGACGGTTCAGCAATACCTGTCACTGGATGATGTTGATATTTTATGGCATCTCAAACGGTGGGCCTTGAGCGCCGACCCGGAACTGGTTGATCTGGCAAACCGATTTTCTGACCGGCGGATGTTTAAAACGCTGGACGTGCCGCCAGATATGACGGATGAAACCGTCGAACAAATCCTGCATCAAGGCCAGGCACTGGTAACCGGCAGCCCAATTTCGCCGCATCGGGCCGTCACTGTCCAACTGAGCCGGGACATTCCCTATTTTCGCCCTGGCAGCGGAAAACACCCGATTCTGGTCGAACGCGGCAGCGGAAAATCAGGACTGGCCGATCTGATTGACGTTTCGGAAATTGTCGCCAGCATCCAGCCAGTTCGCCTGCGCCGATTGTGCTGTGTCGGAGAATTGCGACCAGCGATTTCGGCATTGCTCAAAGAGCATCAACCTTAG
- a CDS encoding STAS domain-containing protein: MADHEYDNPNRGAKNVGVMPRRPTRYRLIKKAGTVNILEVTGRMAPSEANDDLCKRIDSMIAAGEVNFLLDLSGVSYISSTGVGSLLQCYQHIEQANGQLKLLKPSQSVSHIIKISRLESVFRMYDDEEKALKSFEEQPAAAVVEDTSGTDSKEKKTRVRRVKPEA, encoded by the coding sequence TGATCACGAGTACGACAATCCAAATCGCGGCGCAAAAAACGTGGGCGTTATGCCGCGCCGCCCAACACGCTATCGCCTGATCAAAAAAGCAGGAACGGTGAATATCCTCGAAGTCACGGGCCGCATGGCACCCAGTGAAGCCAATGACGATTTGTGCAAACGCATTGACTCGATGATTGCGGCTGGCGAAGTCAACTTCCTGCTTGACCTGAGTGGTGTCAGCTATATCAGCAGTACCGGTGTCGGCAGTCTTTTGCAATGTTACCAGCATATTGAACAGGCCAACGGTCAGTTAAAACTCCTGAAACCATCCCAGAGCGTGAGTCATATCATCAAGATTTCACGACTTGAAAGCGTCTTTCGAATGTATGATGACGAAGAGAAAGCGCTCAAGAGTTTTGAAGAGCAGCCAGCGGCGGCGGTTGTCGAAGATACCAGCGGAACGGATTCAAAAGAAAAGAAAACGCGTGTGCGCCGGGTAAAACCTGAAGCCTGA